The window GTTACCACCAcaactcctgcagcagctgttaccaccacaactcctgcagcagctgttaccaccaccactcctgcagcagctgtcaccaccaccactgctgcagcagctgtcaccaccaccgctcctgcagcagctgtcaccacaaccgctcctgcagcagctgtaacCACCACttctgcagcagctgttaccaccaccactcctgcagcagctgtcaccaccaccactcctgcagcagctgtcaccaccaccactcctgcagcagctgtcaccaccaccgcccctgcagcagctgtcaccaccaccgcccctgcagcagctgtcaccaccaccgccactgcagcagctgtcaccaccaccgctcctgcagcagctgtcaccaccacagctcctgcagcagctgtcaccaccaccactcaagcagcagctgtcaccaccaccactcctgcagcagctgtcaccaccaccactgctgcagcagctgtcaccaccacccctcctgcagcagctgtcaccaccaccactcctgcagcagctgtcaccaccaccactcctgcagcagctgtcaccaccacctctcctgcagcagctgttacaaccaccactcctgcagcagctgtcaccaccaccactcctgcagcagctgtcaccaccaccactcctgcagcagctctcaccaccaccactcctgcagcagctgttacaaccaccactcctgcagcagctgtcacaaccaccactcctgcagcagctgtcaccaccaccaccactcctgcagcagctgttacaaccaccactcctgcagcagctgttacaACCACCACtcatgcagcagctgtcaccaccaccactcctgcagcagctgtcaccaccaccactcctgcagcagctgtcaccaccactactcctgcagcagctgtcaccaccaccactcaagcagcagctgtcaccaccaccactcctgcagcagctgtcaccaccaccacttctgcagcagctgtcaccaccaccactactgcagcagctgtcaccaccaccactcctgcagcagctgtcaccaccaccactcctgcagcagctgtcaccaccacctctcctgcagcagctgttacaaccaccactcctgcagcagctgtcaccaccaccactcctgcagcagctgtcaccaccaccactcctgcagcagctctcATCACCACCTCTCCTGCAACAGCTGTTacaaccaccactcctgcagcagctgtcaccaccaccactcctgcagcagctgtcacaaccaccactcctgcagcagctgtcaccaccaccactcctgcagcagctgttacaaccaccactcctgcagcagctgttacaACCACCACtcatgcagcagctgtcaccaccaccactcctgcagcagctgtcaccaccaccactcctgcagcagctgtcaccaccactactcctgcagcagctgtcaccaccaccactcctgcagcagctgttaccaccaccactcatgcagcagctgtcaccaccaccactcctgcagcagctgtcaccaccaccactcctgcagcagctgtcaccaccactactccTGCAGCAtctgtcaccaccactactcctgcagcagctgtcaccaccaccactcctgcagcagctgtcaccaccaccactcctgcatcagctgtcaccaccaccactccagcagcagctgtcaccaccaccactcctgcagcagctgtcaccaccaccactcctgcagcagctgtcaccaccaccactcctgcagcagctgtcaccaccaccactcctgcagcagctgtcaccaccactactcctgcagcagctgttagcACCACCACtcatgcagcagctgtcaccaccaccactcctgcagcagctgtcaccaccaccactcctgcagcagctgtcaccaccactactcctgcagcagctgtcaccaccaccactcctgcagcagctgtcaccaccaccactccgtCAGCAGCTGTTacaaccaccactcctgcagcagctgtcacaaccaccactactgcagcagctgttaccaccaccactcatgcagcagctgtcaccaccaccactcctgcagcagctgtcaccaccaccactcctgcagcagctgtcaccaccaccactcctgcatcagctgtcaccaccaccactccagcagcagctgtcaccaccaccactcctgcagcagctgtcaccaccaccactcctgcagcagctgtcaccaccaccactcctgcagcagctgtcaccaccaccactcctgcagcagctgtcacaaccactactcctgcagcagctgtcaccaccactactcctgcagcagctgttagcaccaccactcctgcagcagctgtcacaaccactactcctgcagcagctgtcaccaccactactcctgcagcagctgttagcACCACCACtcatgcagcagctgtcaccaccaccactcctgcagcagctgtcaccaccaccactcctgcagcagctgtcaccaccactactcctgcagcagctgtcaccaccaccactcctgcagcagcggtcaccaccaccactccgtCAGCAGCTGTTacaaccaccactcctgcagcagctgtcacaaccaccactcctgcagcagctgttaccaccaccactcatgcagcagctgtcaccaccaccaccgctgcagcagctgtcaccaccaccactccagcagcagctgtcaccaccacaactcctgcagcagctgttaccaccaccaccgctgcagcagctgtcaccaccaccactcctgcagcagctgtcaccaccaccactcctgcagcagctgttaccaccaccaccgctgcagcagctgtcaccaccaccactcctgcagcagctgtcaccaccactgcTGCTGTCGCATCAACTGACCCTCCATCTTCTAGTGAAGGAATCATGAGTCTTCAGTTCAGTCTCAACCAGACGTTCAACTCAGATCTTTCCAACCCGTCCTCTTCAGCATTCAAGACTCTGTCTACCAAAGTGGTCTCTGGGGTAAGTATCAGGGCAATCCCATGCCAGCGTAGGTGGAAAACATTTCTGGTAGCTCAGATTGATCTGGAAATTCTCACTCTgaaacttcattgggaggaaggcTGTTTGACACGTGTTATTTTAGTATGACAAACCGTTTTGGGGGGAAATCGtagggcagcggtctaaggcactgcatctcagtgatagaggcatcactacagaccctggttcgattccaggctgtatcacagcggtctaaggcactgcatctcagtgatagaggcatcactacagaccctggttcgattccaggctgtatcacagcggtctaaggcacttcatctcagtgatagaggcatcactacagaccctggttcgattccaggctgtatcacagcggtctaaggcactgcatctcagtgatagaggcatcactacagaccctggttcgattccaggctgtttcacagtggtctaaggcacttcatctcagtgctagaggcttcactacagaccctggttcgattccaggcagtttcacagtggtctaaggcactgcatctcagtgctagaggcttcactgcagaccctggttcgattccaggctgtatcacagtggtctaaggcgctgcatctcagtgctagaggcttcactacagaccctggttcgattccaggctgtatcacaactggccctgattgggagtcccatagggtggtgcacaattggcccagcgtcgtcctggttatggtttggccgggggggtaggccgtcaatgtaaataagagtttgttcttaactgacttgcctagttaaataaaggtttaataaataaatgtaattgtcCCTTTTAGACctgtacatgcctcctgtaaaaCCCCTATCATCAGTGAGCctgtacatgcctcctgtaaaccCCCTATCATCAGTGAGCctgtacatgcctcctgtaaaccCCTATCATCAGTGAGCCTGTACAATCCTCCTGTAAAACCCTATCATCATTGAGCAGTACATTCCTCCTGTAAACCCCTATCATCAGTGAGCCTGTACATTCCTCCTGTAAACCCCTATCATCAGTGAGCcgtacatgcctcctgtaaaccCCTGTCATCAGTGAGCcgtacatgcctcctgtaaaccCCTATCATCAGTGAGCctgtacatgcctcctgtaaaccCCTGTCATCATTGAGCAGTACATTCCTCCTGTAAACCCCTATCATCAGTGAGCCTGTACATTCCTCCTGTAAACCCCTATCATCAGTGAGCctgtacatgcctcctgtaaaccCCTATCATCAGTGAGCctgtacatgcctcctgtaaaccCCTATCATCAGTGAGCCTGTACATTCCTCCTGTAAACCCCTATCATCAGTGAGCCTGTACATTCCTCCTGTAAACCCCTATCATCAGTGAGCCTGTACATGCCAAGTCAAAAAGGATTCTATTGAGAGGTCTATTTACTATGAAAGACAATTAAACCAAAGCTTCTATTAATGCCGTCAAGGGCCCTGTTTTCATTGAATCGTTGATCATCCTATCTTTCAACGCAGGTGAACAATGTTTTTGCTGGGACCCCAGGCTTCCGTCGTTCCATTGTCAACTCATTCAGGTAAGTGTATGAATTCTCATTACTGATTGACTAGGTTtctgttctaccttatgttatttttactactacattgatattgattactgcattgttgggtttaaaGCTTGCTAGAAAAGGCATTTCAATGCACTTGGGCacatgacattaaaacttgaaaactTTGACGAttctggtgatgatgatgatgatgatgatgatgatgatgatgatgatttctgAGGGTTGTccattttctctccttctcctgagTAGGAGTGGATCTGTAGTTACCGACATGACCCTCGTGTTCGACAAGCAGTCTTCGGTTCCCAGCTCAAGCAGTGCACAGGCAATTCTCACCAACAATTCCACCTCCCTGAACATTCTACCAGGCAGCATCAGTGCTGGTAAGTATTCATCTCCAGGCGcggactggccatctggcattttGGGCAAATGCCCAGATGGGCGGGTCCATTTTCAGTCCAGTGGGTCTGTCTAATGTGTTTTTCTGGGGGGTAAAAATTATAATTATCTGGCTAATAATTTGGGGAATAATGAGCCAATATGTTAAAAACGCCAGGGCCAATTTCTGATCCCACTCCGCCCCTGTTTCACTGTAACCATACACATCTATAAGAGCAAAGTCAACATTTGAACAGAAACATGAAAAGACAATCCGCTTTTGTATTTTACTGAACAATACCTCTGTTTTTCCTACTTTTTCAGGGTCATCAACCACATCAGGAAGTGCTCCGCAACCCACTGCCTTCGCTCTGGCTGCCTTGCCTCTCAGTTTGGCTCTGTCAATGGTACAGCTGCTGGCTAGCTAATAGCCTGGGGCATAGCTGCTGTGGCTCTGCTAGCTGCTAGGCTAGCTAATAGCCTTGGGCATAGCTGCTGTGGCTCTGCTAGCTGCTGGCTAACCAATAGCCTGGGACATAAAGGCTGTGGCATTGGTTTAACCTATCAATGGTTTCCCAGCTCTCATAGATACAgccttaaagctagaatccttagttgctacaccCATTTTTTGACTTATAAAGTAATTATatctacccattgattctagaagaatataacatatgaatgcctcatgagttcagctcaactgttgtaccccatcagaacccaaaataaaagcttgttttactccaatgtttctaAACAAtgcaaacaaacactgtatagctttACAACATTATTAAAACTATAAttctgatatcatggatggtcagtccttgcaaccatagctctgtctatgaatttgagagtggtcaCATTTGTATTGCCAAAAACAGAGAGCAGGTGTGAATTTGTTATTGTTTCagttaaggattctagctttaagatGAATTACCTGCTTAAGCATGAGAGTACACAACACATTTTAACTGTGTTATTTGGCAAAATTATATATGTATTTTAGGTACATTCCCCTACATTcatacacaaacaaaaacaaaactaaaTGTACTTTTTGATGTCATGTATGATATTTGTGAAATACTTTAAGAATTCTTATAGTTTTTGTTCattaatatttatatttatagTATTATTAATAAAGggatattttgtttgtttttttacagatttattttttttacacaccAATACTAACATGTGAAAAGTTTAAATGCATATACCTTGGGCTATATTCCATCTGTTCTACTGCTAAATGACATCCGAATAGCCGGTTGTTTTGACGGTGTCGTaggtggaactgcattagagctgtcaaTTTGGggtgaggcggcaggtagcctagtggttagagcgttggactagttaaccgaaaggttgctagattgaatccccgagctgacaaggtaaaactctgtcgttctgccgctgaacaaggcagttaacccaactgttcctagaccgtcattgaaaaatggaatttgttcttaactgacttgcctagttaaataaaaataaataaatccacaATCGGTTCCCAGGaatatacctaaagcggacattggcTGCAGGAAGACGcattaacagaaatcccataaaGCCTTgttggaacactggaatgtgagatgtaatcaaCACCTCGATTAGGTTGATAATGATAATCATTATAATGATTTTACAAAATTGAGCGTGAAATATTTTCTAAATATCCTACACACTTTCCTCGTTGTGAACTTGTAACGTGAGTAGGGCCGGTGTACTTTTCGTGACAAGAACTGCTGCTTACCGATTTGACAGCTGATTTGGATCAGTTACACCTCtgacatgttatttatttattaatgttacctttatttaaccaggtaggctagttgagaacaagttgccaAACACTAGCTGTCGGCTATCGCTGGGAAACAGCTGATTTGATGGAAACTAGGCCCTTATCTTTCAAGTTTCAagttattataattataattattattactactattattgttactattatttcaagttactattattattattattattactattattatttcaAATTACTATTATTTAACACTTATAGGCTCAATTGtacaattaaaaacatttttttaaatgtttaatttgATCATAGTTCCCTCTTTAATTATTAACTATATTTAAAATGAAATTCACCAGGACTGGCATGATATTTACTTTGAGTTATTTTGGGCATATCACCAAAAATGTGGACCACTACAATGTTTTAAAACTGTTGTAGAGCCTCGCCTGGTTTGTACTTGTCTTGTTATTATTAAATCTAATATATTATGTAAAACTCAAGAATATAGATATGACATTTCTTTCATTAGTGTTGGAATATAATGACATGTCAAAATCATTCTAGGGGTAAATCTCAATAGTGTGGTCTAATATCCTTCTAGGG is drawn from Salmo trutta unplaced genomic scaffold, fSalTru1.1, whole genome shotgun sequence and contains these coding sequences:
- the LOC115184281 gene encoding uncharacterized protein LOC115184281 yields the protein MSLQFSLNQTFNSDLSNPSSSAFKTLSTKVVSGVNNVFAGTPGFRRSIVNSFRSGSVVTDMTLVFDKQSSVPSSSSAQAILTNNSTSLNILPGSISAGSSTTSGSAPQPTAFALAALPLSLALSMVQLLAS